Below is a window of Drosophila bipectinata strain 14024-0381.07 chromosome XR, DbipHiC1v2, whole genome shotgun sequence DNA.
AcggaagaaaacaaaaaatacctGGGGTAAGTAACCATCGACGTCAGTGATCAAAATCCATTCCCCGAATTCCAACTGACAAgtcatacaattttttttgaaagtaaatatatgAATCGGTAGCGGTGGATCCCACTTTATAAGAACTCCccaaaaaagcaaagaaaagaaCAAAAAGGACAGTGGGTGTGGTACAAGGAAAGAGAGAGAACTATACTGAAGGTTAGACCGAAAAGCTAAAAACTATTCACATGTGGCGCCCATTTGTCAGGTGCTTATAAGGCGGCAGAATGTCAAACGATCGCAGCGTGACAGTCTGCTAATTGAGATTCTCCCTACAATAAGCTCTCTCTTCCGAGATGGTGCTTTAAGAGAGGACATACTATGTATATGGGAGCCCAGCCTCCCAGAAATTGCAGTTACTCTCTCTCTTGCAGTTCCCTTGATCTCCTTGCATAATCTAGTTTAAGCTGGGATACAGTGGGCAGAATATGCATGACGTaggctttaaaataaataattaagatttaatagttggaaattttaaaatgtttttgaaactttaaacttattaaaatgttaatttaaGTAGTAATTAGTACTCTGGGAATAACAGAGTgactaattttaataatttatccCCTTTTCTTAGGAAACCTATGAACCTTGTCAATCGAACTTTCccccaaaaataataactatTTCCTCTTAAAATTGTATTACTGACAACTGGCAtgttcaattttttataaacttaGTTTTGTAACGACTTTACGAAAACGATAACGATTATGAACTTAAACTCCTATTATCATTGTCaggtttatatatatttttttttaaccgaTCATGATGAACTAGATTAATTTGCAGTTAACACAAATTAGCCCACTGTTTCGTCAGCCCCCAAAGACAGCTGATCTGAGCTGAAAAAAAGAGAGGAGGCCGTGCGAGAGAGAGTGAGTGTCGGCGGAAGCAGAGCGCAGCGGTGGAGGTGGCGCGGCGACGTCGCAAGAACTTGGCGGCGACAGagctctgctgctgctgctgggggcTGGCGGTATATAAAAACGTAAACCCCATGCCGACGGCCCATTCAAAATCGCACACCTTAGCGCGTCGCGTGGACCTCGACGTAGTCGTTttcccccccttttttttcaaaacctcaaaaataaaccaaaatcaaaattaaattaaaacaataaccCTTTCCCGTTAAattaaccaaaaacaaaaataaacaaaaactaacccaaaaatccacaaaacgCGCTCTGTTCAAAAACTATATCAAAGATCcctcaaaacattttttttttttgctgtgccaGCAAGACAaagaaaattacaaattttctataaaaaaaaaaaagtgcaaataagaaaaaatataacaccgttaaatttgcaaaaagcacaacaaatgcaaaaatgtGCCACAATTCGGGAATTATGGAGAAAAGCAACGAGCAGCAGATCGAACGGTACATGGCCTACGGGATGCCATCAAAAGCGGTGAGAAGTGTCAAATACACTCTCCGAAAGCGCGAgaagaagcaaaaacaaaaggaagAAGCTCTCCAAAAACAGGAGCAACACCTTCTAGAGCAATTGGAGCTaacgagcagcagcagcagcaacagcagcagcaacagcagcagcgccAACACCACCGACATTGGCAGCGATAGTGAAGCCGACAGCGGTACTGATGTTGCTGCCGCCAAAGCTGCTGCCCATGGTGGAGATACCTCCATGGAGGTGAAAACCACCGTTATGCCATTGGAGCGTAGAAAGAGTAGCCTGGCAGCTGCTTTTCCCAATACTACAGTACACTCTGGAAATATTgaacttttgaaattttgtcCACATTTTCGTAAAATGCAACAACAGGAGCAACAAGAAATGATCAAGGAACAACAAcagttgcaacaacaacaacagcaactagAAACAGAGAACGATGTTACGGTTCTATCGGCAGCCGATTTGAAAGCGCAGCAACAACGAAAGCTCAGCTCCATGGAACCGTCTATGGACGATGCCCTGGCCATTGGAACACAAATGACACGACAGGTGTCCGAAAGGATCACCTATCTGGTGGCACAGCTGCAGGCCAGCCGTCTCTATACGtaagtttctaaaaaaaaaataatattagatttaatatttagaaagaaaaatatatttcaaaggattaataatatatatgaaaTAATATCCTAAATAATATCTATTTAAAAGCAAAGGGTCTTTAAGTATTCGGGTTCCATCACAAATTTCTTCAAACTAGGCATTTTCTAATACAATTACCTTTCtacaattttaatattttcatgaCATTTTAAAcactaaatattaaaatacaaaaatctatttattttttttgtttaaaaagcGAAAGgttgttattttaaaaatatttgtgttccccggttattattattgtttttgttttttaaagcaATTACATGTGCCGGAAATGCAATTcctgttgaaatattttaattaccaGCTAATAGTTAAAGTATTTTTGGGCCACAACGGAGAATTTCCAATTGATAagctttggaaaaatttcaaaaaacacACCccccaataaaataaaaaaaaatatgtatattatttcACAATGTGACATTAAGTAAAGCTCACAGATGCATTAAGAGGCTTCCATTATCAATCAGAGAGAGAGTGGTTATCAGTCACGGCACTGGATCATGTTAATCACGACTGTTTTGATATTTATAAATGCACATATATAGCATTTGGTGCACATATGTCTGGGGTTGGTTATACAAGCCGATGATGGAAACCAAGACAAGATCATTAGAGTCACTTCCCAAAAGAATCACAAGttcttaaattaatttatggcGAAATTCATTAACTAGAACAGCTTTATCATATCAGCTTTATATCAAATCATATGATTTTTCGCACATTAGCGATAATAAATGGCAGCAGACGACCCAAACTCGTGATCGTCACGATATATAAAAgcgatatacatacatacagtgGTGCAATTTATGTAATAAACCCTAAACCTTAACCTAACCTAATGCTTTGAGTGATTCATAATAGGATAGGATTTTGGGCAACCACCTGAAAGGTATTACTAATTATGAAAGttcttaatatatattttatttttgccttgACCGGTATGCTGACTCAATGTCAAGATCCGATAAGTTCGGGGATTCGTTTCGAATCGGTAGTTTGTGTTATCTGATGACGCGAAAGTCGCGAAAGTCAATAGAGTTCCCAATCGAGGGGATCTCACGCTCTCTCTACCTTTTGGCACGTTCCGAGAGAGTGCAAAGTGCGATCAGGTGCGATTTTTGTACGTCATTTGGATAATAAATTCTTAGCCTTACAATGGAGGTTAATAATTTAGGATTTTTCTTAGATAAATTATTGaaacaatataaattgaaTCAGCAGTTCTAATCTCCCTATCTCTGTCTGATTTTATAATATCAGCTGTTAAACAGCTGATTCTTCTAAAttcccattaaaaaaaaaataaatattatccACGCTATTATGAAGTGCATAAAGATTGGCAATTTGTGGCTTTAGTTCTGGTCTCCACATCTGAGATCTCAATGGGCGTAGAAGGGGGGGCTTAGATGGGAGGGggggacaaaaaatatataatattcgGCTGCATGCGTTTTCGCACGTACGCCACTTTTTCGCCTCTATTCGCCgcaaaaacaaagcaaaaaaaaatagcaagcgTCTAAAAAagagtgcaaaaaaaaataaaacggaCCCACTCATAAAACAACGACCAGACGGATATGTAAAATTGATAGACTAACTAGTTGGAGGAAGAGAAGAGACAAGAGAGTAGAAATGCGTAGAATTGGCGTCCAatctaatcaaaaaaaaaaaaaaagcgacgACCACGTGCCTACGAAGCTATcaaatcggccgactatataccATCGACTATAACGAAGCATGTAATCGAAGTTTGGAGTTTGGACCATCCACGAACCCGAAACACAATCGATTCGATTGTGATGCGATTGCAGTGCAATTGCGCTTATAAATCCATTTCCAAATgattatatatacaaataataaGTGGTAGTAGGGTGTTATGTATAGAAGAGATGGCTAGACCTTGAAGTATTTGGTAAATATAGGCCAATTCAGATTGATTTTTCCaagaaaattttataatatctCAAGACTATCGATTAAAACAAGATCGCAATGCACTTGTATCGTTTATCAATCATCACTAATTGagacttttatttattttttaatttttttgtagaatTCTGACGCGTACAACACAACCAGCACACTTGATAGCCGTTTGCATACTGGCCTTCGTGATGATGACTGTGGGACGCGACCTTATCGACCCAGCaacgacaacaacagcaacatcggTAGTAGTAGACACATCATCAAAATCCATAACGAGACCATCCACGGGCGGTGTATTGGCTGCTTTGATCTATTTGGGGGCATTTGCCACACATTTTGGATCACAGATCTGGATGACATTTGTCTCGGGTGAGTTATCGATAAATAAGAGAtctctttatattttcaataaacaaaaaaacatctCTAATGATGTGACcgtttctttaaaatattttaataatttttcaaatatttctgtATCCTTTTAGGACTCTCGCTGTACTTCTCACTGCCACGCCATGTCTTTGGGCAGTGCCAGCAGATTCTGTTCCCTCGCTACTTCGCCTTCAATGCAATGCTCAGCCTGACCATGTTGGTGGTCTATGCCAAGTACTTCCTGAGCGGTTGGACAACATCGGCGGGCATACAAATGGGATCCCTTGCACTGGCGGCGGGCATTGAGGTGGTGGTGCGACTATATCTAGTACCGCCCATGCTACAACTGATGCACGAGAAATACAGGATCGAGGATGCGATTGGAAGTGGCCAGGAGGTGGGGAGCCTGGTGCAGGGTGATCTGGTTGATTGTCCGCACTATCAGCGCATTCACAAGGGATTCCGGCGCATACACATGACCATCGCCATTGGCAATATGACGGTTATGCTAACCACGTGCCTGCAGCTGTATTTTCTGGCATCGAAAATACGCCTCAGCTAAGGCACTCCATCCCCCGATTTATAATGAATTTacgtatatataatattatattatttatagacACGTAAGATCACATCATCATCACACACCAACAACTGTATTTCAATATTCGATAATTTTtgtctcaaaaaaaaaaaaaggaataattattattatgctTATCGaataattgatttattttccatCCTCAAGTAGTCTCCTTCTCCAAAActagaaaaaaacaaaaagcgacactcaaaaaaaaaaaatctgatatCCTGTGATAAACTCAGCCCGTCTCcccaccaacacacacacacactccagCCCACCCCCGTGAAGAACCCACAAAACCCCAAACACATTTAGTCGATAGTCGATAGCCAATAATTTACacagttattaattaatagcCTCTATTGATAATTAATTGTactgtttaatattttttttttttgcgcaaaTCATTCTTATTCTGTTATTTATTAATCCATCGAAACTATGTATTTATCTGTTTTAAGTGCGGATGCTTTAGtgaataaatataataaatcatttaatttaaattaaaacaaaaacaagcaatcaaaaaaaaaccaaaaaagtgaaaaccaaacacacacaacaaaaaaaaaaaaaaaaaaaaacaaacaaaatcaaattcaatcaataaaattattcaagaaTCAAAGTCATTGTTTACAATTGAAACATCTGTTTTTCTTGGCAAGGCCGGGCGGGCGGTCGGTGGATGGATAATTGCTTGGGAAATTTGCCAAATTATGGTTAATTTTCTTGTCAGAAAATCAATGGGCCTGAATATTAAATTTCGATTATTTCTGGGTATTGGGTTTAATGGTCCTTCTAGGGTTTAATGGGGCGGGGAGAAATGTAAATATAAGAGATTTGTAGCTTGTTGCTACTTTTTATGGCCTACTTTTAGGATTTGTCTTCAACAACAAGACGTTGGTGTAGTTTTtgtaaagaaatatatattttaataaacttaaaccttttgaaaacaaaaagtttagGTTTAAGAGTTCAGTATATTATCTAAAGCTTAAAATTcaagaaagtttttttttaattttcacttTAAACTATATAGTTTCCTACTTTTAAGCTTTGTTTTCAACAACAAAACCAttggagtaatttttttttcttataaatattttttaaagcttaaatctttgtaaaataaaatatttctttgtttttttaagagaaataatttaataattttaaaaagttaaattttttagaatGAACTAGTagtttattattacttttataaatttgttgcctacttttaagcttttatttcAACGAAAAGAGCATtgaagtttttattattgaaatattagtatttttaatagtttaaatcttgttaaaataaaacaaatctTTAGGTTTTTAtgagaaattattaaataaaagttaaattttgTAGAAAAAGTAAGCTAGCTCTCATTGTTTATTAGTTTGTTGCCTACTTTAAAGCTTTGTTTTCAACAACAAGAGCGTTGGAATTATTATTGtacaaaaaaatacgttaaaaAATCTCCCATCTCTTTAAAATGCTATAGTCCTTGGTTTATATGATAAACATTCTTCATAGATATTACAATTTTAAGAAGTTGTTAATACATTTTCacttcaaatattttaatttcctacttttaagcttttctttcaataaaatatattctcTAACCAAAAAAACGAGTCTAAGGAATAAGCGACTTAATACAAAATTCCAAACCACTTACCGCCTCAATCTCCTGCTCGAATCTCACGGGCCTTAGCCGGcacagcaccaccaccaggtAGATGAAGTTGACAAACAATCCCATGCCCGACCAGAGCACCACGTCCGGCGTACAGGCCACCAGATAGCCGTGCATTCCCATCATCAGGCAGCCGATCAGGAGCATGGCCCGCATCCACAACGAGCCGAAGGGGCCGTGTGGCGCCAGAAAGGCCAGGAAGAGAAAGGCCCAGCCCAGTTGGAAATATAGTTGATGCGGCTGCTGCCAGCCCAGGCACTGTTCGATGGACCAGTCGCCGGGATTGATGGAGCGCAGGGTGCCGTTGTTGTCCCAGGTGATGGTACCGCTGCTGGCGGCACTCGTTCCCGCCGTGCTCTGCGCTATCAGGGTGCCAGCTGCGCCGGAGGCATCGCTCTGACCAACCGATCCGGGTCCGGGATTACCCGACGAACTGGCACCCAGACTGCCAATTCCCATCACACTGCCGGCACTGCTACCAGCACTGTTTATTAAGGCGCCCATTCCAACTCCAGCGGCACTACCAGCAGTGCTTGGCATCTCCTCGGTTCCCGATACCGATACCGATCCTGATTCTGATCCTGATCCCAGTCCAGATTCAGATCCAGATCCAGCTGCTGATCCTGATCCTGCCACTCTTTCAGTCTGTCGCTCTCCAAATAAAATCCTAATGATCTTCAAGTTCCAGCGTTTTTGTTGCCCAGTGGGTTCAGTGGTTGTTGTAATAGCTGGGTTCGTGCCTTAGCTAAGCAGCAAAGTTAGTaacgaaaattttatattttttttaatcaaattttcttttttttaattttttattattgatttttttaataaaattaatttctttctCTCTGGGTTCAGTTGGGTTATTGCATTCGCTTTAAAATAGTTTGGTTTGTGTCTAAGcttgtatatttttgttctttttgttgttattgcacctttttgttgtttctcgctttaattaataaattaatttaattattattatttagcaGATTGGgtataattatttgtttaactCACTGTGTTCCCAGTGGTTAGGGTCTCTGCTTCGTAGCCGCTTGGTTTATGTATTTGCTAagcaaagaaatattttttaaaattattgtttttttttaacttgttTTCCAACTGTTATTTTTATGgctgatttttttaaattaaaaatttgcttcggaatattttttttaatttttaagccaaaaaattgtatagaattgttgtttgttggtatcgctgctgctgctggctctTGAATAGCAGATGTTgatgttgccgctgctgctgctgctgcctgtcACATTGTTGCATCGTTTGGGCAGCtgctgaaaaataaaataaaaatcgttaaCAATTGTTACTATAACTTTCATATATAACGCGCCAATTAACTTTCGCAAGTCGTCTATAAATTGTTAATCAATATAACGCAGGCCGCagcgaaaaataaacagctgccaGCGACGTGTTCTACTTCCCAGGGAAATATCCAggaaatgataaaaaaaaagctttaattaaaaataaattaaattaaaattgattcaTTTAATATTAGTCATTAAAATGGTTAGGAAAGTAAGAgaaggaaaataaatacatagtTAGGTTCGGGAAGTATTTAAGTTTTAGTTCAAACTTGTattatatagaatatagttcCCTAATTTAGtctattttagtttaaatactttgtttaatacaaaaaatataaatatacaaactTTTAacttgataattttaaaactaagagacttatttaaagaaaatcagACTTATAGAAAGACCTTAAAGACCCTTAAGATAGAGCTATAGATGATAATACTCCAAAGCATACCTATCATTCCCAAGAatattacaattttaaatactatttaaaagttaagcccaagatattaaataaaactgCTTCGATTACTCATAAGATATATCGATTAGTCATCAATTAAATCATCTGAGGACCCTGCTCACTCATCGCATCCATAATAAAACGATTGTTTCTAAAAATCCGAATCTCAAAGATAATCAACACATACCGCACACCGAAAATTTCGCATAAATTTTATAGAAATCCGCCAAATAAATCATCGCAAgttaagaaaaaatttttttgattgcagTTTTTGTTTAGAGATCCCATATATCCGTATCCGTACACCACACACACCGTACAACCTGTTTTGTGGGCATTCTGGCCAAcaaaagttggccaaaaactcTCCAGAGAATAGTTATATACCACCGGTATTGTTTACTTTGTTTGCTTGCTGacccaaatatatatatacatatatatattttatattgttGGGGTTGGTCTGGTCTGGTTTGGTTTTGGGGGTCGGGAAGGCGAAACTACTGCGGACTTCGGCCGGGACGCGACTGGACTGAAGAACGAAGCGAAACATTTCCGGCCTGGACgagaacaataaaaacaaagacagTGGCTCCGATAGCGTTGAAAGAAAGGGAGAGTGGTGAGAGGAGAAAGAGCGATACGGGAGAAAGAGCAGAAGACACGGAAGGGCATCAAAATAATCAATTTGATGTCGCAAAGTTCGCACAGGCCtaggcactgagagaaatggTACTCGCTTtacattttaaaagaaaaatattttaaatgggactttgtaattaaaataatattataaattttatattttttgattgttggtatttttattgcTTATATATATCATAAAAACGTCTTAGGAATAATGTGTTCTCTTTTTGGTTGAGAAATTCAACTTAGGTTAGTAAATAACATAGAGttgaaaataaacttaaaataatcatatttaaggtttttttttgaatatttcattaaatttccGAATATCTATTATTGAAATGTTTAATTTCCCTAAAATTTGGAATACTATTCCGCAATAAACTTTAATAAACCTTACAATAGGTGAGGGAAGTAAtcatatataataatattcaaaatatataataaactATAACAATATTCTGAAAATAaccatatttaaaaaactagttattttctttataaagaaTAAACTACTTCCTATAAGATATTTCTATAATTAAAATGGAATAAATGATAAAtattactattatttttcACTACTTAGTTAATCCATTTAATGAATAGtgtaaataatatttgaatttattatttttattaaaggctattttttatattctatttttgtaagcttaaatttttcctgcattttctgttttttttttgtcagtgtACCTATCGAAAGCAGTCAGCCAACCGATGAGTTTAATGATGACAGTGACGATGATGCAAAAGTGATGTTTActacgatgatgatgatgatgatgatgatgatgattacTCAACACTTTTCATATTAGCTGCAACATGGTCTGAGGCGTGTGGATAATGATAATGACCGTGATAATGttaatgatgatgataataAAGTAAGAGGCAAGTGACacacataaaaacaaaacaaaaacaaagactaAGACTTCCTTTatgataattaaaaaaataaacaatttaagacttaagaaataataattaaatgaatatattttaaattataagaaGAGTAAAAACAACATTTTGTGCCAAATAATAAGTCAAAtcatttctaaaaatattttctttaatttattatcaattttgtttatatatcgtctgatttatataatataatatattttcttaaaaaaactaataaataatttgcatatattttgtttaataaacaGGTTTCTTTCGAGTCTCTTTTGAATGTCTGgcataaaaataatcttttgttttaatatttaacctttatttttaatggatACCCTCTAGAGCCGGAAATACTTTCTCTTCAAGAAGACACAGACCCTCGGACATAGAGGGTATTCCGAGACACCAACACCACAAGACAAATGTGGGCAGTGGAGATGAAGTCATCGTTTTGTTGCCTTGAACACCACAAAcgaattattcaaaaaaaaaaaaaaagcagaatacaaaaaaaaaatcaaacaagaaagcaaagctaacttcgggcggggccgaagtttatatacccttgcagctataaccggatatatatcgcaaacatcggatatagttggccgatccttatgattacatcataataaaaccaattaattacaataaagaatctaaaaaaaagtcccaagcttttatcttcaaaaatttgaaagttgatatttctaccaaataccatttccgatcgttcagttatatgtcagctataagatatagtcaaccgatcgttatgaaatttggtagatcggattgactgaccaaaaatagaatgtgtaccatgtgccagctttctatcttcaaaaacacgaaagttgggtcatttccgatcgttcagttatatggcagctataagatatagtcggccgatccttatgaaatttggcatgtcgtaatgttttgccaaaaatagctctcatgtcaaatttgaacttgctaactctaaaaacaccaaagttataccatttccgatcaatcagttatatggcagctataggatatagtcggccgatcccggccgttccg
It encodes the following:
- the LOC108133648 gene encoding uncharacterized protein isoform X1; translated protein: MCHNSGIMEKSNEQQIERYMAYGMPSKAVRSVKYTLRKREKKQKQKEEALQKQEQHLLEQLELTSSSSSNSSSNSSSANTTDIGSDSEADSGTDVAAAKAAAHGGDTSMEVKTTVMPLERRKSSLAAAFPNTTVHSGNIELLKFCPHFRKMQQQEQQEMIKEQQQLQQQQQQLETENDVTVLSAADLKAQQQRKLSSMEPSMDDALAIGTQMTRQVSERITYLVAQLQASRLYTILTRTTQPAHLIAVCILAFVMMTVGRDLIDPATTTTATSVVVDTSSKSITRPSTGGVLAALIYLGAFATHFGSQIWMTFVSGLSLYFSLPRHVFGQCQQILFPRYFAFNAMLSLTMLVVYAKYFLSGWTTSAGIQMGSLALAAGIEVVVRLYLVPPMLQLMHEKYRIEDAIGSGQEVGSLVQGDLVDCPHYQRIHKGFRRIHMTIAIGNMTVMLTTCLQLYFLASKIRLS
- the LOC108133648 gene encoding transmembrane protein 205 isoform X2, which gives rise to MMTVGRDLIDPATTTTATSVVVDTSSKSITRPSTGGVLAALIYLGAFATHFGSQIWMTFVSGLSLYFSLPRHVFGQCQQILFPRYFAFNAMLSLTMLVVYAKYFLSGWTTSAGIQMGSLALAAGIEVVVRLYLVPPMLQLMHEKYRIEDAIGSGQEVGSLVQGDLVDCPHYQRIHKGFRRIHMTIAIGNMTVMLTTCLQLYFLASKIRLS